A window from Salvia miltiorrhiza cultivar Shanhuang (shh) chromosome 2, IMPLAD_Smil_shh, whole genome shotgun sequence encodes these proteins:
- the LOC131013470 gene encoding transcription factor VOZ1-like isoform X1 gives MFMIIFARSRRFSLCSFVKFYRVYAKEFSLAIDLMVKGVKSVACKSASHQVFKDRAKNRVDDLQGIFSDLQSARKESRTIDVAVLEEQVHQMLREWKAELNDPSPASSLHQVGSLGFSSDISRLLQLCEEEDDATSALAAPKPEPDAQKAVHGFTCQQVFPLVDHCKGTGMGAGNMGMNNNMALARQLELQSVAVHHELEQQDFTGFSTTSFLGVDRLPQLPGYQQTIHPPPSAFLGAKCALWDCPRPALGLGWSQEPDEYCSVYHAGLAPGEGYPGRAPVVRPGGIGLKDNLLFAALGAKAQGKDVGIPECEGAATTKSPWNAPELFDLTILEGETLREWLFFDKPRRAFESGNRKQRSLPDYNGRGWHESRKQVMNEFGGLKRSYYMDPQPMENFEWHLYEYEINKYDACALYRLEVKRVDGKKATKGKSGNDSVADLQKQLGRLSAEFPNDKHRVLKLRGKANVKVDVNGSIYPGPNSLPSPGEGLDFARGAPYDYLVDSYFI, from the exons ATGTTCATGATCATATTCGCGCGATCTCGACGGTTTTCCCTCTGTTCTTTTGTAAAATTCTATCGCGTTTATG CTAAAGAATTTAGTCTTGCAATTGATTTGATGGTAAAGGGTGTGAAGAGCGTTGCGTGCAAGTCAGCATCGCACCAGGTGTTCAAGGACAGAGCGAAGAATCGCGTTGATGATCTGCAGGGAATATTCAGCGACCTTCAATCCGCCAGGAAAGAGAGCCGCACCATTGATGTGGCTGTGCTCGAGGAGCAAGTTCATCAAATGCTCCGAGAGTGGAAGGCCGAGCTCAATGACCCCTCTCCAGCTTCTTCATTGCACCAG GTAGGGAGCCTTGGCTTCTCGTCCGATATTTCTAGGCTGTTGCAGCTTTGTGAGGAGGAAGATGACGCCACTAGTGCATTAGCTGCCCCAAAGCCAGAGCCTGATGCCCAAAAGGCTGTTCATGGATTTACTTGTCAACAG GTGTTCCCGCTGGTCGATCATTGCAAAGGCACCGGCATGGGAGCTGGCAACATGGGAATGAATAATAATATGGCTTTAGCAAGGCAACTAGAATTGCAGTCGGTTGCTGTGCATCATGAACTCGAGCAACAAGATTTCACGGGGTTCAGTACTACCAGTTTTCTTGGGGTTGATAGATTGCCTCAGTTGCCAGGCTATCAACAGACTATCCATCCTCCCCCTTCTGCTTTTTTAGGGGCGAAATGCGCACTTTGGGACTGTCCTAGACCGGCACTCGGCTTAGGCTGGTCTCAAGAGCCTGATGAGTACTGCAGCGTTTATCATGCCGGGCTTGCACCTGGAGAGGGCTACCCTGGTAGGGCTCCAGTCGTACGACCCGGAGGCATTGGTTTGAAAGATAACTTACTATTTGCCGCCCTTGGCGCAAAGGCACAAGGGAAAGATGTTGGTATTCCTGAATGTGAGGGTGCAGCTACTACAAAATCCCCTTGGAACGCACCTG AGCTCTTTGATCTGACCATTTTGGAAGGTGAAACATTAAGGGAGTGGCTGTTTTTCGACAAACCACGCAGAGCATTCGAGAGTGGAAACAGAAAGCAACGGTCTCTTCCAGATTACAACGGGAGGGGCTGGCACGAGTCAAGAAAGCAGGTGATGAATGAGTTTGGAGGTTTGAAGAGATCCTACTACATGGACCCCCAGCCAATGGAAAATTTCGAATGGCACCTCTATGAGTACGAAATCAACAAATATGATGCTTGTGCACTGTATAGGTTGGAAGTGAAGCGGGTTGACGGGAAGAAGGCTACAAAAGGGAAATCGGGCAATGATTCTGTGGCTGATCTGCAAAAGCAACTGGGTAGGCTGAGTGCTGAATTCCCCAATGACAAGCATCGTGTTCTCAAGTTAAGGGGAAAGGCCAATGTGAAGGTGGATGTAAATGGAAGCATCTATCCTGGGCCTAATTCGTTGCCAAGCCCCGGTGAAGGGCTCGATTTTGCAAGAGGTGCGCCTTATGATTATCTTGTTGATAGCTACTTTATCTGA
- the LOC131013470 gene encoding transcription factor VOZ1-like isoform X2 has product MVKGVKSVACKSASHQVFKDRAKNRVDDLQGIFSDLQSARKESRTIDVAVLEEQVHQMLREWKAELNDPSPASSLHQVGSLGFSSDISRLLQLCEEEDDATSALAAPKPEPDAQKAVHGFTCQQVFPLVDHCKGTGMGAGNMGMNNNMALARQLELQSVAVHHELEQQDFTGFSTTSFLGVDRLPQLPGYQQTIHPPPSAFLGAKCALWDCPRPALGLGWSQEPDEYCSVYHAGLAPGEGYPGRAPVVRPGGIGLKDNLLFAALGAKAQGKDVGIPECEGAATTKSPWNAPELFDLTILEGETLREWLFFDKPRRAFESGNRKQRSLPDYNGRGWHESRKQVMNEFGGLKRSYYMDPQPMENFEWHLYEYEINKYDACALYRLEVKRVDGKKATKGKSGNDSVADLQKQLGRLSAEFPNDKHRVLKLRGKANVKVDVNGSIYPGPNSLPSPGEGLDFARGAPYDYLVDSYFI; this is encoded by the exons ATGGTAAAGGGTGTGAAGAGCGTTGCGTGCAAGTCAGCATCGCACCAGGTGTTCAAGGACAGAGCGAAGAATCGCGTTGATGATCTGCAGGGAATATTCAGCGACCTTCAATCCGCCAGGAAAGAGAGCCGCACCATTGATGTGGCTGTGCTCGAGGAGCAAGTTCATCAAATGCTCCGAGAGTGGAAGGCCGAGCTCAATGACCCCTCTCCAGCTTCTTCATTGCACCAG GTAGGGAGCCTTGGCTTCTCGTCCGATATTTCTAGGCTGTTGCAGCTTTGTGAGGAGGAAGATGACGCCACTAGTGCATTAGCTGCCCCAAAGCCAGAGCCTGATGCCCAAAAGGCTGTTCATGGATTTACTTGTCAACAG GTGTTCCCGCTGGTCGATCATTGCAAAGGCACCGGCATGGGAGCTGGCAACATGGGAATGAATAATAATATGGCTTTAGCAAGGCAACTAGAATTGCAGTCGGTTGCTGTGCATCATGAACTCGAGCAACAAGATTTCACGGGGTTCAGTACTACCAGTTTTCTTGGGGTTGATAGATTGCCTCAGTTGCCAGGCTATCAACAGACTATCCATCCTCCCCCTTCTGCTTTTTTAGGGGCGAAATGCGCACTTTGGGACTGTCCTAGACCGGCACTCGGCTTAGGCTGGTCTCAAGAGCCTGATGAGTACTGCAGCGTTTATCATGCCGGGCTTGCACCTGGAGAGGGCTACCCTGGTAGGGCTCCAGTCGTACGACCCGGAGGCATTGGTTTGAAAGATAACTTACTATTTGCCGCCCTTGGCGCAAAGGCACAAGGGAAAGATGTTGGTATTCCTGAATGTGAGGGTGCAGCTACTACAAAATCCCCTTGGAACGCACCTG AGCTCTTTGATCTGACCATTTTGGAAGGTGAAACATTAAGGGAGTGGCTGTTTTTCGACAAACCACGCAGAGCATTCGAGAGTGGAAACAGAAAGCAACGGTCTCTTCCAGATTACAACGGGAGGGGCTGGCACGAGTCAAGAAAGCAGGTGATGAATGAGTTTGGAGGTTTGAAGAGATCCTACTACATGGACCCCCAGCCAATGGAAAATTTCGAATGGCACCTCTATGAGTACGAAATCAACAAATATGATGCTTGTGCACTGTATAGGTTGGAAGTGAAGCGGGTTGACGGGAAGAAGGCTACAAAAGGGAAATCGGGCAATGATTCTGTGGCTGATCTGCAAAAGCAACTGGGTAGGCTGAGTGCTGAATTCCCCAATGACAAGCATCGTGTTCTCAAGTTAAGGGGAAAGGCCAATGTGAAGGTGGATGTAAATGGAAGCATCTATCCTGGGCCTAATTCGTTGCCAAGCCCCGGTGAAGGGCTCGATTTTGCAAGAGGTGCGCCTTATGATTATCTTGTTGATAGCTACTTTATCTGA
- the LOC131013471 gene encoding cyanidin 3-O-galactoside 2''-O-xylosyltransferase FGGT1-like encodes MGKKIAMFPWFAMGHLTTFLHISNKLAQKGHRIFFILPPKTQSKLNQFNLHPDLITFIPITLPHVDGLPPGTETTADVIFPMYSLLRRAMDLTEPALKALLQDLQPHLVFFDFSHWLPALARSLGIKSLLYCIISPAAVAYLFRDEPAAEDYMRPPPGFPPSSAIRLYANEARTVDAVNNMEEFGTPMKFVQRVIMAAEECDAMGFKSCREMEGPYLDFLEKRFKKPVLLAGPVLPEPPASGLDERWVKWLDQFGPKSVIYCAFGSEARLKREQFEELLVGFELTGHPFLAALKAPMGAETVEEALPEGFRSRTGKRGVVEGGWVQQQLILSHPAVGCFVTHCGWGSISEALINECEMVLMPHVGDQLINARLMGGDLRVGVEVHKGDEDGLFSREGVVKAINLVMDGETQIGKEIRANHRKWRDFMLRKGLEDSYIHEFDHKLHTLLH; translated from the coding sequence ATGGGAAAGAAGATCGCAATGTTCCCATGGTTTGCAATGGGGCATCTGACCACATTTCTTCACATCTCCAACAAACTCGCGCAGAAAGGCCACCGAATCTTCTTCATCCTCCCTCCCAAAACCCAATCCAAACTCAACCAGTTCAATCTCCACCCCGACCTCATCACCTTCATCCCCATCACCCTCCCCCACGTCGACGGCCTCCCTCCTGGGACCGAGACCACCGCCGACGTCATCTTCCCCATGTACTCGCTCCTCCGCCGCGCCATGGACCTCACCGAGCCCGCCCTCAAGGCCCTTCTTCAAGACCTTCAGCCTCACCTCGTCTTCTTCGATTTCTCCCACTGGCTTCCCGCCTTGGCGCGGAGCTTGGGCATCAAGTCGCTGCTCTACTGCATCATCAGCCCCGCCGCGGTCGCTTACCTCTTCCGCGACGAGCCCGCAGCCGAGGATTACATGCGGCCCCCGCCGGGGTTCCCTCCCTCGTCCGCGATCAGGCTCTACGCCAACGAGGCGCGCACCGTGGATGCCGTCAACAACATGGAGGAGTTTGGGACCCCGATGAAGTTCGTGCAGCGCGTGATCATGGCGGCCGAGGAGTGCGACGCCATGGGATTCAAATCTTGTAGAGAAATGGAGGGCCCCTATCTCGATTTTCTTGAGAAGAGATTCAAGAAACCGGTTCTTTTAGCAGGCCCGGTTTTGCCCGAACCGCCTGCTTCGGGCCTAGACGAGAGGTGGGTGAAATGGCTGGACCAATTCGGGCCGAAATCGGTGATTTACTGTGCCTTTGGGAGCGAGGCTAGGTTGAAACGGGAGCAGTTTGAGGAGCTGTTGGTGGGATTCGAACTGACGGGGCATCCGTTTTTGGCAGCGCTGAAGGCGCCGATGGGGGCGGAGACGGTGGAAGAGGCGCTGCCGGAAGGTTTTAGGAGCAGGACTGGGAAGAGAGGAGTTGTGGAGGGAGGGTGGGTTCAACAGCAGTTGATCTTGTCTCATCCCGCGGTGGGGTGCTTTGTGACGCATTGTGGGTGGGGGTCCATCTCGGAGGCGTTGATCAACGAGTGTGAGATGGTGCTGATGCCGCATGTGGGCGATCAGTTGATCAATGCAAGGTTGATGGGGGGAGATTTGAGAGTGGGGGTGGAGGTCCACAAGGGAGATGAAGATGGATTGTTTAGTAGAGAGGGTGTGGTGAAGGCAATCAACTTGGTCATGGATGGGGAGACTCAGATTGGGAAGGAGATTAGGGCAAATCATCGTAAGTGGAGGGATTTCATGTTGAGGAAAGGCCTTGAGGATTCTTACATCCATGAATTTGATCACAAATTGCATACCCTTTTACACTAG
- the LOC131013473 gene encoding uncharacterized protein LOC131013473 isoform X2 → MGRGKFKGKPTGHRQFSTPEEMLAGTSSRPRTFKKEVAEDVEDEISDEESEEESEDESEKVKGPQGIIQTENPNLSKPKNLKARDLDLEKTTELSRREREEIEKQRAHERYMRLQEQGKTEQARKDLDRLALIRQERAEAAKKREEEKAAKEQKKLEIRK, encoded by the exons ATGGGGAGAGGCAAGTTCAAGGGCAAGCCCACCGGCCACCGCCAGTTCTCCACTCCCGAGGAGATGC TGGCTGGTACCTCTTCTCGTCCTCGCACCTTCAAGAAG GAAGTCGCTGAGGACGTAGAAGATGAGATATCTGATGAAGAATCTGAAGAGGAGTCTGAAGATGAATCTGAG AAGGTGAAAGGACCCCAGGGTATCATTCAGACAGAAAATCCCAACTTGTCAAAGCCAAAGAACTTGAAAGCACGGGACCTTGAT CTAGAGAAAACAACTGAGCTTTCAAGACGTGAAAG AGAGGAGATTGAGAAGCAGAGAGCTCATGAAAGGTACATGAGGTTGCAAGAACAGGGCAAGACAGAACAAGCAAGGAAAGATTTAG ATCGTTTGGCCCTTATACGCCAGGAAAGAGCTGAAGCTGCTAAAAAACGGGAAGAAGAGAAAGCTG CCAAAGAACAGAAGAAGTTAGAAATTCGGAAATGA
- the LOC131013473 gene encoding uncharacterized protein LOC131013473 isoform X1, which produces MGRGKFKGKPTGHRQFSTPEEMLAGTSSRPRTFKKEVAEDVEDEISDEESEEESEDESEKVKGPQGIIQTENPNLSKPKNLKARDLDLEKTTELSRREREEIEKQRAHERYMRLQEQGKTEQARKDLDRLALIRQERAEAAKKREEEKAGTYLYIQLAAFILQKCRWLILCYSFLLVAKEQKKLEIRK; this is translated from the exons ATGGGGAGAGGCAAGTTCAAGGGCAAGCCCACCGGCCACCGCCAGTTCTCCACTCCCGAGGAGATGC TGGCTGGTACCTCTTCTCGTCCTCGCACCTTCAAGAAG GAAGTCGCTGAGGACGTAGAAGATGAGATATCTGATGAAGAATCTGAAGAGGAGTCTGAAGATGAATCTGAG AAGGTGAAAGGACCCCAGGGTATCATTCAGACAGAAAATCCCAACTTGTCAAAGCCAAAGAACTTGAAAGCACGGGACCTTGAT CTAGAGAAAACAACTGAGCTTTCAAGACGTGAAAG AGAGGAGATTGAGAAGCAGAGAGCTCATGAAAGGTACATGAGGTTGCAAGAACAGGGCAAGACAGAACAAGCAAGGAAAGATTTAG ATCGTTTGGCCCTTATACGCCAGGAAAGAGCTGAAGCTGCTAAAAAACGGGAAGAAGAGAAAGCTGGTACCTATCTCTATATTCAATTAGCTGCTTTTATTCTCCAGAAATGCAGATGGCTGATTTTGTGCTACTCTTTTCTCCTTGTAGCCAAAGAACAGAAGAAGTTAGAAATTCGGAAATGA
- the LOC131013472 gene encoding diacylglycerol O-acyltransferase 3, with the protein MDATAMSLRQPLRFPPTGCAAAATAASSSSKELRDSSGLVRLRRRRPRHGVLSTGFRDLGHLQYYKSSFDSAAVTAAEETESGGRMSVMSGKEVKSGKEEKSVKKMKKKQLKLVKGLSRDLSTFSQMGFGLDSAGALLDQIKGNMITEATQLLLEQLQKVKAEEKEAKRRMKEEKARVKAASRMQIGGNCETSSSSSSSESSDSECGEVIDMKSLKTGLQQVEEETSSPYPTPIIPTIPPSLQIDADPTPLLASPEEETAVKPSCSSNTEDAGDLGSKKIEVCMGGKCKKSGAGALLEEFQRVVGIEGAVSGCKCMGKCRDGPNVKVVNGPTTAMASLCIKVGLEDVNVIVSSFIDEHQSHNHTGFAVAS; encoded by the exons ATGGACGCCACCGCCATGTCTCTGCGTCAGCCTCTTCGCTTTCCACCGACCGGTTGCGCCGCTGCCGCAACGGCTGCTTCGTCTTCGTCCAAGGAACTGAGAGATTCTTCCGGGCTTGTTAGGTTGCGGCGGCGGAGGCCTAGACACGGAGTATTGTCAACTGGATTTCGTGATCTGGGTCATCTGCAGTATTATAAGTCCAGCTTCGATTCTGCCGCCGTAACGGCGGCGGAGGAGACGGAGTCCGGGGGGAGGATGAGTGTGATGAGTGGGAAGGAAGTAAAGAGCGGGAAGGAGGAGAAGTccgtgaagaagatgaagaagaagcaGTTGAAATTGGTCAAGGGATTGTCTAGGGATTTATCCACCTTCTCTCAGATGGGATTTGGATTGGATTCTGCAGGCGCGTTGCTTGATCAGATCAAGGGAAATATGATCACG GAAGCAACGCAGCTTTTGCTGGAGCAGCTGCAGAAGGTGAAGGCAGAAGAGAAAGAAgcgaaaagaagaatgaaagaagAGAAAGCAAGAGTGAAGGCAGCAAGTCGAATGCAAATCGGTGGTAATTGCGAAACGTCGTCATCTAGTTCTTCCTCTGAATCGAGCGACAGTGAATGTGGAGAAGTCATTGACATGAAGAGCCTAAAAACCGGGTTACAACAGGTGGAGGAGGAGACATCTTCACCATATCCAACTCCAATCATACCAACCATTCCACCGTCGCTCCAAATTGATGCTGATCCGACACCTCTTTTGGCCTCACCTGAGGAGGAGACGGCGGTGAAGCCTAGCTGTTCAAGCAATACAGAGGATGCAGGTGATTTAGGGTCGAAGAAGATTGAGGTGTGTATGGGAGGGAAATGCAAGAAATCGGGGGCTGGGGCGCTGCTGGAGGAGTTCCAGAGAGTTGTAGGGATTGAAGGTGCAGTTTCAGGGTGCAAATGCATGGGGAAATGCAGGGATGGACCAAATGTCAAGGTTGTCAATGGGCCCACCACTGCCATGGCCTCTCTGTGCATCAAGGTAGGGCTGGAGGATGTGAATGTGATTGTGTCCAGTTTCATTGATGAACATCAGAGTCACAATCACACTGGTTTTGCTGTTGCATCTTAA